One Kineococcus aurantiacus genomic window carries:
- a CDS encoding TIGR03618 family F420-dependent PPOX class oxidoreductase — translation MALDPADLPAAALEFLAERHLATLTTLRADGSPHVVPVGFTFDPATREARVITSGTSRKAVHAARGSRCVVAQVDGRRWLSLEGAGRVLTGAGDVREAEERYAARYRTPRPNPARVVVVFTVDRVLGSVPPWD, via the coding sequence GTGGCCCTCGACCCCGCCGACCTGCCCGCCGCCGCGCTGGAGTTCCTCGCCGAACGCCACCTGGCGACCCTGACGACCCTGCGGGCCGACGGGTCCCCGCACGTCGTGCCCGTCGGGTTCACCTTCGACCCGGCCACGCGCGAGGCCAGGGTCATCACCTCGGGGACCAGCCGCAAGGCCGTGCACGCCGCCCGGGGATCGCGCTGCGTCGTGGCGCAGGTCGACGGCCGGCGGTGGCTGTCGCTGGAGGGGGCCGGGCGCGTGCTCACCGGCGCCGGGGACGTGCGCGAGGCCGAGGAGCGCTACGCCGCGCGGTACCGCACCCCGCGACCCAACCCCGCCCGCGTCGTCGTGGTCTTCACCGTCGACCGGGTGCTGGGGTCGGTCCCGCCCTGGGACTAG
- the dxr gene encoding 1-deoxy-D-xylulose-5-phosphate reductoisomerase, whose protein sequence is MARVSSPVPSAVREVVLIGSTGSIGTQALDVVAHAAGAFRVVALAAGGADVGTLARQALDHGVALVGVARADAEQPLREALRAHAAGRPLPRVVAGPEAATEVAEHPCDVVLNGTTGSVGLRPTLAALRAGRTLALANKESLVAGGPLVTRAAAPGQIVPVDSEHSALAQCLRAGTDREVARLVLTASGGPFRGRTRAQLADVTPQQALAHPTWSMGPVVTTNSATLVNKGLEVIEASLLFGIGYDRIDVVVHPQSVVHSMVEFTDGSTLAQCSPPDMRLPIALGMAWPARVPGAAAAVDWTRAAQWTFEPVDAQAFPALDLAREAGRRGSTVPAVLNAANEEAVAAFHAGRLPFLGIVDTVARVVGEHEPGGDPRDVEDVLAAEEWARARANELAA, encoded by the coding sequence ATGGCCCGCGTGAGCTCTCCCGTCCCCTCCGCCGTCCGCGAGGTGGTGCTGATCGGCAGCACCGGGTCGATCGGCACCCAGGCCCTGGACGTCGTCGCGCACGCGGCGGGCGCCTTCCGCGTCGTCGCGCTGGCCGCCGGCGGGGCCGACGTCGGCACCCTGGCCCGGCAGGCCCTCGACCACGGCGTCGCCCTGGTCGGGGTGGCGCGCGCCGACGCCGAGCAGCCGCTGCGGGAGGCGCTGCGCGCGCACGCCGCGGGCCGCCCGCTCCCGCGCGTCGTCGCCGGCCCCGAGGCGGCCACCGAGGTCGCCGAGCACCCCTGCGACGTCGTCCTGAACGGCACGACCGGCTCGGTGGGCCTGCGCCCGACGCTCGCGGCGCTGCGCGCGGGCCGCACCCTGGCCCTGGCCAACAAGGAGTCCCTCGTCGCCGGCGGCCCGCTCGTGACGCGGGCCGCGGCACCCGGCCAGATCGTCCCCGTCGACTCCGAGCACTCCGCCCTGGCCCAGTGCCTGCGCGCCGGGACGGACCGGGAGGTCGCCCGGCTCGTCCTGACGGCCAGCGGCGGGCCGTTCCGCGGCCGCACGCGCGCGCAGCTGGCCGACGTCACCCCCCAGCAGGCCCTGGCCCACCCCACGTGGTCCATGGGGCCGGTGGTGACGACGAACTCGGCCACCCTGGTCAACAAGGGGCTGGAGGTCATCGAGGCGTCGCTGCTGTTCGGCATCGGCTACGACCGCATCGACGTCGTCGTGCACCCGCAGTCGGTCGTGCACTCGATGGTCGAGTTCACCGACGGCTCCACCCTGGCCCAATGCTCCCCGCCGGACATGCGGCTGCCCATCGCGCTGGGGATGGCCTGGCCGGCGCGGGTGCCCGGCGCCGCGGCCGCCGTCGACTGGACGCGCGCGGCGCAGTGGACGTTCGAGCCGGTCGACGCGCAGGCGTTCCCGGCCCTGGACCTGGCCCGGGAGGCGGGCCGGCGCGGGTCGACCGTCCCGGCCGTCCTCAACGCCGCCAACGAGGAGGCCGTCGCGGCCTTCCACGCCGGCCGGCTGCCCTTCCTGGGCATCGTCGACACCGTCGCCCGGGTCGTCGGCGAGCACGAACCCGGCGGGGACCCCCGCGACGTGGAGGACGTGCTCGCCGCCGAGGAGTGGGCCCGCGCCCGGGCGAACGAGCTCGCCGCGTGA
- a CDS encoding trypsin-like serine peptidase: MRRLVSAASAGAFALACAAFTTTGAGSASAVPVTPAGSAATLLSTVDADGQQAALDYWTPERMAQAEPADRVVVRGADATTTVPAEPAVPAEPAPAAPGTAAPDRSTLAAGDAPVLTPRARATADVVTGAAVARATTWTGPAVPTVGRLYFTQGAGKYECSASSVDSPRGNVLVTAGHCLTEDGVPSTNVLFVPGLTATAEPHGRFSVTKLFTTRQWAQEDQTSAAALNYDVGFAVVAGSPTGRSLASTVGAYGIDFSESVGRVTVLGYPARSTTADGDTLQYCAGVQFTDNGADATSDHATLCDLGGGSSGGPWLRDFDPAQRTGTITSVVSFSYGNGSGVLYGPRFGDVVRDVYDEAVAAS, translated from the coding sequence ATGCGAAGGCTCGTCTCCGCGGCCTCGGCCGGCGCGTTCGCGCTGGCCTGCGCCGCCTTCACGACCACGGGCGCGGGGAGCGCCTCGGCCGTCCCCGTGACACCGGCCGGTTCCGCCGCGACCCTGCTGTCGACGGTCGACGCGGACGGGCAGCAGGCCGCGCTGGACTACTGGACGCCGGAGCGGATGGCGCAGGCCGAGCCGGCCGACCGGGTCGTGGTGCGGGGCGCCGACGCCACCACCACCGTCCCCGCCGAGCCTGCCGTCCCCGCCGAACCCGCCCCGGCCGCGCCGGGCACGGCGGCCCCGGACCGGTCGACGCTCGCCGCGGGCGACGCCCCGGTCCTGACCCCGCGGGCCCGGGCCACGGCCGACGTCGTCACCGGCGCGGCCGTCGCGCGGGCCACGACGTGGACGGGCCCGGCCGTGCCCACCGTGGGCCGGCTGTACTTCACGCAGGGCGCCGGCAAGTACGAGTGCAGCGCCAGCAGCGTCGACTCCCCCCGGGGCAACGTCCTCGTGACCGCCGGGCACTGCCTCACCGAGGACGGCGTGCCGTCCACCAACGTCCTGTTCGTGCCCGGCCTGACGGCCACGGCGGAACCGCACGGCCGGTTCTCGGTGACCAAGCTGTTCACGACGAGGCAGTGGGCGCAGGAGGATCAGACGTCGGCGGCGGCCCTGAACTACGACGTCGGGTTCGCCGTCGTCGCGGGCTCGCCGACGGGCAGGTCGCTGGCGAGCACCGTCGGGGCGTACGGCATCGACTTCTCCGAGTCGGTGGGCCGCGTGACGGTCCTGGGCTACCCCGCCCGCAGCACCACGGCGGACGGGGACACGCTGCAGTACTGCGCGGGCGTGCAGTTCACCGACAACGGCGCCGACGCCACGTCCGACCACGCGACGCTGTGCGACCTCGGCGGCGGGTCCAGCGGCGGGCCGTGGCTGCGCGACTTCGACCCCGCCCAGCGCACCGGCACGATCACCTCGGTCGTGAGCTTCAGCTACGGCAACGGGTCCGGGGTCCTGTACGGACCGCGGTTCGGGGACGTGGTGCGGGACGTCTACGACGAGGCCGTCGCCGCGTCCTGA
- a CDS encoding helix-turn-helix domain-containing protein has product MVQLSDLLATESLALRLIGGDPRVAVRWVATSELDDPTAFLEGGELLLTTGLRVPRAGWAAWVGRLVAAGVSGVGFGVGLSHRTVPRTLTAAAAATGLALVEVPVPTPFIAVSRRLADLLRRSENEAEAAAARVQRDLAALAAGPDGTRAVLHRAARAAGGRAWLLDASGAVVAASSTDPPPPAALDGLRRVRGQGARAAWSDVGAAGSTTLRASGTSRWLLVTGPREVPRAVHATLGTAAALLGLLSARPGDPGGVTPVLVNLVLDGRTDLARRLAATVPVPLPDPLVVVRWAGRPPAGPLVGDAYALCGTTDLPDLPDLPDLPGRAGVGRPVPLEQAAEGRRSADLAFARTGPARPVAHADGRSLPELVAPDALAGWARDRLAGLDPQLRATVRAFLAHHGARQPTAEALGVHRNTLRQRLARAETVLGASLEDPTERAELWLALGATGG; this is encoded by the coding sequence GTGGTGCAGCTCAGCGACCTCCTGGCGACGGAGTCCCTCGCCCTGCGGCTCATCGGCGGCGACCCGCGGGTCGCCGTCCGCTGGGTCGCCACGAGCGAGCTGGACGACCCCACCGCGTTCCTGGAGGGCGGCGAGCTGCTGCTGACCACCGGGCTGCGCGTCCCGCGCGCCGGCTGGGCGGCGTGGGTGGGGCGCCTGGTGGCCGCCGGGGTGTCCGGGGTGGGCTTCGGCGTCGGGCTCAGCCACCGCACCGTGCCCCGCACCCTCACCGCCGCGGCGGCCGCGACCGGCCTGGCCCTCGTCGAGGTGCCGGTCCCCACCCCCTTCATCGCCGTCTCCCGCCGCCTGGCCGACCTGCTGCGGCGCAGCGAGAACGAGGCCGAGGCCGCCGCCGCGCGCGTGCAGCGCGACCTCGCGGCGCTCGCCGCGGGCCCGGACGGGACGCGGGCCGTCCTGCACCGCGCGGCCCGCGCGGCCGGTGGGCGGGCCTGGCTGCTGGACGCCTCGGGGGCCGTCGTGGCCGCCAGCAGCACCGACCCGCCGCCGCCCGCCGCGCTCGACGGGCTGCGCCGGGTCCGGGGGCAGGGCGCGCGGGCCGCCTGGAGCGACGTCGGGGCCGCCGGGTCGACGACGCTGCGCGCCAGCGGGACGTCGCGCTGGCTGCTGGTGACCGGTCCCCGCGAGGTCCCGCGGGCGGTGCACGCCACGCTCGGGACGGCGGCCGCGCTGCTGGGCCTGCTCTCGGCCCGCCCCGGCGACCCCGGCGGCGTCACGCCGGTGCTCGTCAACCTCGTCCTGGACGGGCGCACGGACCTGGCCCGCCGGCTGGCCGCCACCGTCCCGGTCCCCCTGCCCGACCCCCTCGTGGTCGTGCGCTGGGCCGGCCGGCCCCCCGCGGGGCCCCTGGTGGGCGACGCGTACGCCCTGTGCGGCACCACCGACCTGCCCGACCTGCCCGACCTGCCCGACCTGCCCGGGCGCGCGGGCGTGGGCCGCCCGGTGCCGCTGGAGCAGGCCGCCGAGGGCCGCCGCAGCGCCGACCTGGCCTTCGCCCGGACCGGTCCCGCCCGACCCGTCGCGCACGCCGACGGCCGGTCGCTGCCGGAGCTGGTGGCCCCCGACGCCCTGGCGGGGTGGGCCCGGGACCGGCTGGCGGGCCTGGACCCCCAGCTGCGCGCCACGGTCCGCGCGTTCCTGGCCCACCACGGCGCCCGGCAGCCCACCGCCGAGGCCCTCGGCGTGCACCGCAACACCCTGAGGCAGCGGCTGGCGCGCGCCGAGACGGTGCTGGGCGCGTCGCTGGAGGACCCGACCGAGCGGGCGGAGCTGTGGCTGGCCCTCGGCGCCACCGGCGGCTGA
- the ispG gene encoding flavodoxin-dependent (E)-4-hydroxy-3-methylbut-2-enyl-diphosphate synthase has product MSVSLGLPALPPPVLAPRRKTRQIQVGKVGVGSDHPVSVQSMTTTPTTNINATLQQIAELTATGCDIVRVACPSADDAEALPIIARKSQIPVIADIHFQPKYVFAAIEAGCGAVRVNPGNIRKFDDQVKAIAQAAKDHGTSIRIGVNAGSLDPRLMQKYGKATPEALVESAVWEASLFEEHDFHDFKISVKHNDPVIMVRAYELLAERGDWPLHLGVTEAGPAFQGTIKSATAFGALLAKGIGDTIRVSLSAPPAEEVKVGLQILQSLNLRPRKLEIVSCPSCGRAQVDVYSLADAVTEGLEGMKVPLRVAVMGCVVNGPGEAREADLGVASGNGKGQIFVKGEVIKTVPEHAIVETLIEEANRLAAEMGEPVDDDAAGTPTVTVG; this is encoded by the coding sequence GTGAGCGTCAGCCTCGGTCTCCCCGCCCTGCCCCCGCCCGTCCTGGCCCCGCGCCGCAAGACCCGGCAGATCCAGGTCGGCAAGGTCGGTGTCGGCAGCGACCACCCCGTCTCGGTGCAGTCGATGACGACCACCCCGACGACGAACATCAACGCCACGCTGCAGCAGATCGCCGAGCTGACGGCCACCGGCTGCGACATCGTCCGCGTCGCCTGCCCCAGCGCCGACGACGCCGAGGCGCTGCCGATCATCGCGCGCAAGTCGCAGATCCCCGTCATCGCCGACATCCACTTCCAGCCCAAGTACGTCTTCGCGGCCATCGAGGCCGGCTGCGGGGCCGTCCGCGTCAACCCGGGCAACATCCGCAAGTTCGACGACCAGGTCAAGGCCATCGCCCAGGCCGCCAAGGACCACGGCACGTCGATCCGCATCGGGGTCAACGCCGGCTCCCTGGACCCGCGCCTGATGCAGAAGTACGGCAAGGCCACCCCCGAGGCCCTCGTCGAGTCCGCCGTGTGGGAGGCCTCGCTGTTCGAGGAGCACGACTTCCACGACTTCAAGATCTCGGTCAAGCACAACGACCCGGTGATCATGGTCCGCGCCTACGAGCTGCTCGCCGAGCGCGGCGACTGGCCGCTGCACCTGGGCGTCACCGAGGCCGGACCGGCCTTCCAGGGCACCATCAAGTCCGCCACCGCGTTCGGGGCCCTGCTGGCCAAGGGCATCGGCGACACCATCCGCGTGTCGCTGTCGGCCCCGCCGGCCGAGGAGGTCAAGGTCGGCCTGCAGATCCTGCAGTCCCTCAACCTGCGCCCCCGCAAGCTGGAGATCGTCTCCTGCCCCTCCTGCGGCCGCGCCCAGGTCGACGTCTACTCCCTGGCCGACGCCGTCACCGAGGGCCTGGAGGGCATGAAGGTGCCGCTGCGCGTGGCCGTCATGGGCTGCGTCGTCAACGGCCCGGGGGAGGCCCGCGAGGCCGACCTGGGCGTCGCCAGCGGCAACGGCAAGGGCCAGATCTTCGTCAAGGGCGAGGTCATCAAGACCGTCCCCGAGCACGCCATCGTCGAGACCCTCATCGAGGAGGCCAACCGCCTGGCCGCCGAGATGGGCGAACCCGTCGACGACGACGCCGCCGGCACCCCCACCGTCACCGTCGGCTGA
- the gabT gene encoding 4-aminobutyrate--2-oxoglutarate transaminase: MTTLSPQAQQTGGPALPQEIRLVTEVPGPRSRELAARRTAAVSAAVGSSMPFYAAAAGGGVVVDVDGNSFADLGSGIAVTTVGNSAPAVVAAVGEQVERFTHTCFMITPYESYVELAERLAELTPGDFAKKSAFFTSGAEAVENAVKIARAHTGRQAVVVFDHAYHGRTNLTMAMTAKNMPYKNGFGPFAPEVYRAPLSYPFRDGLDGPAAAARAIDLIEKQVGAANLAAIVVEPIQGEGGFIVPAPGFLPAVAAWAKENGVVFVADEVQTGVARTGAWFASHLEGIEPDLVTIAKGVAGGLPLSAVTGRAEIVDAPVTGGLGGTYGGNPLATAAALATLRTVEDEDLLARARQVEEILFRRLHALAGRDPRVGDVRGRGAMVAVELVKPGTTEPDAALAKQVATEAAQQGVIVLTCGTDGNVLRFLPPLSIGDDLLEQAFDVLDRVFAATR; this comes from the coding sequence ATGACGACGCTCAGCCCCCAGGCCCAGCAGACCGGTGGCCCCGCGCTGCCGCAGGAGATCCGGCTCGTCACCGAGGTCCCCGGACCCCGGTCGCGCGAGCTGGCCGCCCGCCGCACCGCCGCGGTCTCGGCCGCCGTCGGTTCCTCGATGCCCTTCTACGCCGCCGCCGCCGGCGGGGGCGTCGTCGTGGACGTCGACGGCAACTCCTTCGCCGACCTCGGCTCCGGCATCGCCGTGACCACCGTCGGCAACTCCGCCCCCGCGGTCGTGGCCGCCGTGGGCGAGCAGGTCGAGCGGTTCACCCACACCTGCTTCATGATCACGCCGTACGAGTCCTACGTGGAGCTCGCCGAGCGTCTCGCCGAGCTCACCCCCGGCGACTTCGCCAAGAAGAGCGCCTTCTTCACCTCCGGCGCCGAGGCCGTCGAGAACGCCGTGAAGATCGCCCGCGCGCACACCGGCCGGCAGGCCGTCGTCGTCTTCGACCACGCCTACCACGGCCGCACGAACCTCACGATGGCCATGACGGCCAAGAACATGCCGTACAAGAACGGGTTCGGCCCCTTCGCCCCCGAGGTCTACCGCGCCCCGCTGAGCTACCCGTTCCGCGACGGCCTCGACGGCCCGGCCGCCGCCGCGCGCGCCATCGACCTCATCGAGAAGCAGGTCGGCGCCGCCAACCTCGCCGCCATCGTCGTCGAGCCCATCCAGGGCGAGGGCGGCTTCATCGTCCCGGCGCCGGGCTTCCTGCCCGCCGTCGCCGCCTGGGCCAAGGAGAACGGCGTCGTGTTCGTCGCCGACGAGGTGCAGACCGGCGTCGCCCGCACGGGCGCCTGGTTCGCCAGCCACCTCGAGGGCATCGAGCCCGACCTCGTCACCATCGCCAAGGGCGTCGCCGGCGGCCTGCCGCTGTCGGCGGTCACCGGCCGCGCCGAGATCGTCGACGCCCCCGTCACCGGTGGCCTCGGCGGCACCTACGGCGGCAACCCGCTGGCCACCGCGGCCGCCCTCGCGACGCTGCGCACCGTCGAGGACGAGGACCTCCTCGCCCGCGCCCGGCAGGTCGAGGAGATCCTGTTCCGCCGCCTGCACGCCCTGGCCGGGCGCGACCCGCGCGTCGGCGACGTCCGCGGCCGCGGCGCCATGGTCGCGGTGGAACTGGTGAAGCCCGGTACCACCGAACCCGACGCCGCCCTGGCCAAGCAGGTCGCGACCGAGGCCGCCCAGCAGGGCGTCATCGTCCTGACCTGCGGCACCGACGGCAACGTCCTGCGGTTCCTGCCCCCGCTGAGCATCGGCGACGACCTGCTGGAGCAGGCCTTCGACGTCCTCGACCGCGTCTTCGCGGCCACCCGCTGA
- a CDS encoding DivIVA domain-containing protein: MTTDLEGAPLSQLLLERPRRAGGLRRGYRVADVDLFLDHLSRAVPTGKVSSAQVRTVGFGSQLRGYDVEETDDLLADLEDALARRERAHALARSDQRQFTERRAALAAAVSGRLGEAPGDRFPRARGLRRGYRPRDVDDLCDLLADHFQGTARLSADDVRGALFRPRRGGRGYREAPVDAFLDRVVELMVTFER, translated from the coding sequence ATGACCACCGACCTCGAGGGTGCACCGCTGTCGCAGCTGCTCCTCGAACGCCCCCGCCGGGCGGGGGGTCTGCGCCGGGGCTACCGGGTCGCCGACGTCGACCTGTTCCTGGACCACCTGTCCCGGGCGGTGCCCACGGGGAAGGTGTCCTCGGCCCAGGTGCGCACGGTCGGGTTCGGGTCCCAGCTGCGCGGCTACGACGTCGAGGAGACCGACGACCTGCTGGCCGACCTCGAGGACGCCCTGGCCCGGCGCGAGCGCGCCCACGCGCTGGCCCGCAGCGACCAGCGGCAGTTCACCGAGCGCCGCGCGGCCCTCGCGGCGGCCGTCTCGGGACGGCTGGGGGAGGCCCCCGGCGACCGGTTCCCCCGCGCGCGCGGGCTGCGCCGCGGGTACCGCCCGCGCGACGTCGACGACCTGTGCGACCTGCTCGCCGACCACTTCCAGGGCACGGCGCGGCTGTCCGCCGACGACGTCCGCGGGGCGCTGTTCCGCCCGCGCCGCGGCGGCCGCGGGTACCGCGAGGCGCCCGTCGACGCCTTCCTGGACCGCGTCGTCGAGCTCATGGTGACGTTCGAGCGCTAG
- a CDS encoding aldehyde dehydrogenase family protein, which produces MTTSLREKELLAAVPTGLFVGGSWREAADGARVAVEDPSTGQTLVEIADASVEDGAAALDAAVAAAPAWARTPTRVRAEVLRRAFELIAARADDFALLMTLEMGKPLAEARGEVAYGNEFFRWFSEEAPRISGRYSQNPAGGSRLLTMKQPVGPVLAILPWNFPLAMGTRKIAPALAAGCTVVVKPATQTPLTTLLLAQTLAEAGVPDGVVNVVTTSRTSEVVAPLIADPRLRKLTFTGSTPVGKKLVEQSAQQLLRISMELGGNAPFLVFDDADVDAAVDGAVLAKMRNQGEACTAANRFYVQRPVAEEFSRKLAERMGSLVVGRGTEDDTQVGPLIDARARDDVARRVTEAVDAGARVVVGGGPVGDQGYFYAPTVVTDVPAGARLLTEETFGPVAPVVVFDTEEEGVALANDTEYGLVAYAFTRGLDRAMRVAEALETGMVGLNAGIVSNAAAPFGGVKASGFGREGGFEGIEEYLETKYVNFPL; this is translated from the coding sequence GTGACCACCAGCCTGCGTGAGAAGGAACTGCTCGCCGCCGTCCCCACCGGCCTGTTCGTCGGGGGGAGCTGGCGCGAGGCGGCCGACGGCGCGCGCGTCGCCGTCGAGGACCCGTCCACCGGCCAGACCCTCGTCGAGATCGCCGACGCCTCCGTCGAGGACGGCGCCGCGGCCCTGGACGCCGCCGTGGCCGCCGCACCGGCGTGGGCCAGGACCCCGACCCGGGTGCGCGCGGAGGTCCTGCGCAGGGCGTTCGAGCTCATCGCCGCGCGCGCCGACGACTTCGCCCTGCTCATGACCCTGGAGATGGGCAAGCCGCTGGCCGAGGCCAGGGGTGAGGTCGCCTACGGCAACGAGTTCTTCCGCTGGTTCTCCGAGGAGGCCCCGCGCATCTCCGGCCGCTACTCGCAGAACCCCGCCGGCGGGTCCCGGCTGCTGACCATGAAGCAGCCCGTCGGCCCCGTCCTGGCGATCCTGCCGTGGAACTTCCCGCTGGCCATGGGCACCCGCAAGATCGCCCCGGCCCTGGCGGCGGGTTGCACCGTCGTGGTCAAGCCGGCCACCCAGACCCCGCTGACGACGCTGCTGCTGGCCCAGACCCTGGCCGAGGCCGGGGTCCCCGACGGGGTCGTGAACGTCGTCACGACCTCGCGCACCAGCGAGGTCGTCGCGCCGCTCATCGCCGACCCGCGCCTGCGCAAGCTGACGTTCACCGGCTCCACCCCGGTGGGCAAGAAGCTCGTCGAGCAGTCCGCGCAGCAGCTGCTGCGCATCTCCATGGAGCTCGGCGGCAACGCCCCGTTCCTGGTGTTCGACGACGCCGACGTGGACGCGGCCGTCGACGGCGCGGTGCTGGCCAAGATGCGCAACCAGGGCGAGGCCTGCACGGCCGCGAACCGGTTCTACGTCCAGCGCCCCGTCGCCGAGGAGTTCTCCCGCAAGCTCGCCGAGCGCATGGGGTCCCTCGTCGTCGGCCGCGGCACCGAGGACGACACGCAGGTCGGCCCGCTCATCGACGCCCGCGCCCGCGACGACGTCGCCCGGCGCGTCACCGAGGCCGTCGACGCCGGCGCCCGGGTCGTCGTCGGCGGCGGGCCGGTGGGGGACCAGGGGTACTTCTACGCCCCGACCGTCGTCACCGACGTCCCGGCCGGTGCGCGCCTGCTGACCGAGGAGACCTTCGGCCCGGTCGCCCCCGTCGTCGTCTTCGACACCGAGGAGGAGGGCGTCGCCCTGGCCAACGACACCGAGTACGGCCTCGTCGCCTACGCCTTCACCCGGGGCCTGGACCGCGCGATGCGCGTCGCGGAGGCCCTGGAGACCGGCATGGTCGGCCTGAACGCCGGGATCGTGTCCAACGCCGCCGCGCCCTTCGGCGGGGTCAAGGCCTCCGGGTTCGGCCGCGAGGGCGGCTTCGAGGGCATCGAGGAGTACCTGGAGACGAAGTACGTGAACTTCCCGCTCTGA
- a CDS encoding site-2 protease family protein produces MSTVLLWVAGVLAAAVGVAVSIALHELGHLLPAKRFGVKVTQYMVGFGPTLWSRRRGETEYGVKAVPLGGYIRMIGMFPPGPDGRLRASSTGRWALMAEEARQASFVEIGPGEEQRAFYRQPVWKRIVIMAGGPLVNLVLGFVLTGVALSAIGLPTGASTTVGVVQRCVLPADTTATTCPADVDPTPGAAAGLRPGDVFVSFDGQPVTGWVQLSRLIREAGGRQVSFVVERDGQPVTLTTTPLLTQRPALDADGRATGGTVEAGFLGVSPTATLERVPVGQVPGIVLDQLAGTAGIVLNLPQRLYGVAQAAFGTQARDPEGPIGIVGIGRLAGELNAEDSLSGNAFAERAGRLVSLLAGLNVALFVFNVVPLLPFDGGHIAGALWEVVKKAVFRLRRRPDPGPVDVAKAMPLAYGVSILLVGMSVLLLYADIVRPVTLNQ; encoded by the coding sequence GTGAGCACCGTGCTGCTGTGGGTCGCCGGCGTGCTCGCCGCGGCCGTCGGGGTGGCCGTGTCCATCGCGCTGCACGAGCTGGGGCACCTGCTGCCCGCCAAGCGGTTCGGCGTGAAGGTCACCCAGTACATGGTCGGCTTCGGCCCGACGCTGTGGTCGCGGCGGCGGGGGGAGACCGAGTACGGCGTCAAGGCCGTCCCGCTCGGCGGCTACATCCGCATGATCGGCATGTTCCCGCCCGGCCCCGACGGGCGGCTGCGCGCCAGCTCCACCGGCCGCTGGGCGCTCATGGCCGAGGAGGCCCGGCAGGCCAGCTTCGTCGAGATCGGCCCCGGTGAGGAGCAGCGCGCCTTCTACCGCCAGCCGGTGTGGAAGCGCATCGTCATCATGGCCGGCGGGCCCCTCGTCAACCTCGTCCTCGGCTTCGTCCTCACGGGTGTGGCGCTGTCGGCCATCGGGCTGCCCACGGGGGCCTCCACCACGGTCGGCGTCGTCCAGCGGTGCGTGCTGCCGGCCGACACGACCGCGACGACCTGCCCCGCCGACGTCGACCCCACCCCCGGCGCCGCCGCGGGGCTGCGGCCCGGTGACGTCTTCGTCTCCTTCGACGGGCAGCCGGTCACCGGCTGGGTGCAGCTGTCCCGCCTCATCCGCGAGGCCGGGGGCCGCCAGGTGTCCTTCGTCGTCGAGCGCGACGGGCAGCCGGTCACCCTGACCACCACGCCGCTGCTGACCCAGCGCCCCGCCCTGGACGCCGACGGGCGGGCCACCGGCGGGACCGTCGAGGCCGGCTTCCTCGGCGTCTCGCCCACGGCCACGCTGGAGCGGGTCCCCGTCGGGCAGGTGCCCGGCATCGTCCTGGACCAGCTCGCGGGCACCGCCGGCATCGTGCTGAACCTGCCGCAGCGCCTCTACGGCGTCGCGCAGGCCGCCTTCGGCACCCAGGCCCGCGACCCGGAGGGCCCCATCGGGATCGTCGGCATCGGCCGGCTCGCCGGGGAGCTGAACGCCGAGGACTCCCTGTCGGGGAACGCGTTCGCCGAGCGGGCCGGGCGCCTCGTCTCGCTGCTGGCGGGCCTGAACGTCGCGCTGTTCGTCTTCAACGTGGTGCCGCTGCTGCCCTTCGACGGCGGGCACATCGCCGGGGCGCTGTGGGAGGTCGTCAAGAAGGCGGTCTTCCGGCTGCGCCGTCGCCCGGACCCCGGCCCCGTCGACGTCGCCAAGGCCATGCCGCTGGCGTACGGCGTCTCGATCCTGCTCGTGGGCATGAGCGTGCTGCTGCTCTACGCCGACATCGTCCGCCCCGTCACCCTGAACCAGTGA